A region from the Cyprinus carpio isolate SPL01 chromosome A8, ASM1834038v1, whole genome shotgun sequence genome encodes:
- the LOC109102327 gene encoding uncharacterized protein LOC109102327 isoform X2 has product MENETTRSTEGLLVLVHPGSATFKESILAPLCNNYLYEESKECFTYNSAHLINNGALQKRYAAFRSEKWEKGYSEQELEESFGFLLLDDANRARKIGETGLLVGQAKCTTLGDSLKGVYISKYSDCLDLKRWYDGKTGYIVLLKLTKGRVKEVTDNYTQNFTPPTAGYDCHISDQLGAVSSTTSSFLAYERTQYYMYELCDGSNDIETCPRHAYPFAIVAFSYGKMSTMPELEQKSQDKTVFHYQPWIGQFKIESAIYDVGLQSSSGAWFPAKLPKTVQVERAIGVSELKRTLPREIFETCIVGEVCIDGRCFNLYDIVSSKAKNDLAQIAQELKQKDMALVIPLEDSGFLILLHSSHLFSYEDAKSGKAAALQGMFIFPDSRTVPRDAKSDLQNSKVSTEIMQVIPALNYAEMEMEKCPPNQQGRSQMSLEKHLQDYGNLFHPGLLDIPTREASMFPDQYDVPGGFTLISPKWSQEAGTQLKSYFDEPCGFTIPVGRALELLTAGRQQRGDEHDDDVYYYISSPEEVPQTDAPIEMEVTKQSEAISDASDRTAETVERQKDEQMYLSTEQSQPALPEGRGKLGTAVVTVADSVLEYPTSTVSPKLGDVPAENCVSIETNVERKSQGSNKADADGVVVDLSTKETPIQTSNTPLIRSVEEGATAVSGGMEDNTHPEKTMPDPDKKVNRRSFSRRRGRKRRTHWKKIALPTSSLPVVSPVNSPDDPTKEQIKTETVHDDDINQRPHLTRRGKECRRNLSEARQAQDPLLSVTAKTIDDQSIENETSPSKRNWRSLPRRKRLWNTDASLKRSLRSDAVKNYEETTVNVQHNETKQSLSSSHKRKMEGFNLKERYGLKTIITNCGRVFVPHGSDVDVESAKKEKMHVEMSIDTNTEMVSPVEKEVVESKGESPSMGKEELPSKDPLVNDNEDSDSPSEDMPSALLSALRILRKLNKTHPSESDKSQDLCPEKSMNATSIMAVGVQQNNKDHPAAVQADATSSIPRVSDQFTHSDQKVSSPDKIKKKAKHGVYSAISISKLKTVLRRGKRMKSPSPGGSAKSEPDNTEPESKKGKLGAIMNLKCDTAKNELKDKGLQSMNDDAQHTPMKSVESTKQHVSWRGLIHKAPKENGSLNFDTSAPFEIAKHTDQQLISSLIGDRVGRRRISTDGKANTERLSTGASLPPDALSLLADLALGASNDKMLTNIEAKAGQEALYGVNASGSPESVLHALLRYPSTRFKLPPRSPFPEGLLVTGELILEISKEHSYSQTTSPLSGLSGPSPKVSFPSGSVESPLSLKTGLHLNLPKDAVASCHQEDGGKAEWKHLISPNKPLPEILKTKPRRSRILRNRSIIEKEGMIQVTRIWKEPYDFKFDSKFTNESKDKTVTRALHGKWSFNIEDTYEDVHLIFHMWIGLFYSKTSSRLFHLENSAALSKEKEVEIVHLDINAIQNAVSLLNVDLSQKADSSKPVHVPSEILDLSVKNDEPVNLRSVSNQCKSIDTASQPGEMSSPKHEMAPRRSPSGTSLSSSPKVTALMNYRSAVDVPVESSVPDSDNGTDDENDITTDCSYSQHLEKNTAYNYLCEQASNMRIGVRILQPKVKNVANNKASTSVTTSGPPKIGVFHQILSPIKPSAFSKPHRLILGRKSFDLGLKNETGHVPHVIFQKANMPDSKEVFDAKKEIKKDECPEAVVDENVDKTLELKTGASVLVEEESVSLAEESKVLSNEDSRRGCLTIMENGSVEENITTEMPSQDQSSIVEHKETAHAKENLKPLLDLKDHANMVDELRDTASHETVEEHNEMSNAMDERKPLLDDTNLVDHVDELSDTSSDERRVEDHNETSNADEELNSVHDLKDHANMADELKDALSEETNIEECNEVSNAKDQSNETEGNDTKELVEEKEGHTGEEMMQEIKIKSKEEANLGASDTEHETSTTMEAHLGELALGLQDDLNCINMEFSDEDSETQVPMEVYVQNSSTDKSSAFIDDDHEMKMQKSEKQSQTLEEAKLEDALEEFSKDSCQVEDQLMSVQEKHTPAANNDTPEVMHDESETKSIEQSIVVQQEALDVCQDESKPTSTAEPTKIDMSHSEKDDERDLGQQDASEVTGEVDTLVVENETQSQGSCEDQIIETYQECLSPKICALPPNTTTDSRNETVARQALTINKLSEAEVNSMCSTPTQDEIPCYPEVNKGFREEDMNRDLYYPDNTDHSDMLPPKSPVSPHPHVSTITPVSDFTGHYEEIHNDNLRWKRSKYPGTMDFKDKYALTTEYLPSEDPFKLRHKLYPTSQQKDDETGDFIEGASQNNSELYYRDDLHGYYHRSDEDIPWQEYQTEESIDHQSYPCENDSGGDNDPPSCSKYIPSEREYSYKHKKRAKKVADDYCWEEDNYKSDPLSFKWPIKVTCTADYETKIDRSSKKKSRKSKFPGALHQNTEWNDKDYSNSIQERSSFETYQTKPTRSVTVSSLPHVEPSKQQFDWRRYFRREATWSQLLDASERDNKFDIPLSSIVTILDRKGNRVIFSNSPTMKPSFGGSNLTEELEDSFNDWQEQQSKANVTRSALDLEYLIFSENIDRVLKETKSSASTTSSCRSNPDLATCPMTVRFSNLSEVENSAELCEAQPSLTNFKIKVDMSDRKETREKVRNLKHLQRPFCEKGNDVKFSGISEITEQCTVAYKSMINDVCSGKTPPRAAETKKRKFDQESVSHYPRFCGRIKKDVFDNPHDNLKSTVRQASKIKYRFYILVTSTDTFFEETKNLLEIEGHIPVEPDEFDLNGDDQSPLLIILRNEDIAEHICEVPYLLELKKLPSVLFAGIDRPDDVVNLTHQELFAKGGFIVCDELALDTLTLDDMKKVVGILEELDKQGKWKWFLHYRDSRRLRENARSSPEGSRKQQFIDSCQKAGTVEVLPYHDCDVMSRDRPDYLFCLTRLQIQNASVRFPVFITDMPTESFGTNGILTMNINTFSRILSNDTCSVS; this is encoded by the exons GTGTCTATATCTCAAAATACTCAGACTGCCTTGACCTGAAGCGCTGGTATGATGGCAAGACCGGCTACATAGTCCTTTTGAAGCTGACCAAG GGGAGAGTGAAAGAGGTTACAGACAACTACACCCAGAATTTCACTCCTCCGACAGCTGGCTACGACTGCCACATATCAGATCAGCTTGGTGCTGTGTCTTCAACTACTAGTTCTTTCTTGGCCTATGAGCGAACACAG TACTACATGTATGAACTCTGTGATGGAAGCAATGACATAGAAACATGTCCAAGACATGCTTATCCGTTTGCTATTGTGGCATTCTCATATGGGAAGATGAGCACCATGCCAGAGTTGGAGCAAAAAAG CCAAGACAAAACAG TGTTTCATTACCAACCATGGATTGGTCAGTTCAAGATTGAATCTGCTATCTATGATGTTGGTCTTCAGTCTTCGAGTGGAGCCTGGTTCCCAGCAAAGCT CCCAAAGACAGTTCAAGTTGAACGTGCAATTGGTGTGTCTGAACTGAAGAGGACCTTGCCACGTGAAATCTTTGAAACTTGCATTGTGGGTGAAG TTTGCATAGATGGCAGATGTTTCAACTTGTATGACATTGTCTCCTCTAAGGCGAAAAATGACCTGGCTCAGATAGCCCAAGAGCTGAAGCAAAAAGACATG GCTCTTGTTATCCCACTGGAAGATTCTGGGTTCCTTATACTGTTACATTCTTCACACCTCTTCTCTTATGAAG atgCAAAGTCGGGTAAGGCAGCAGCACTTCAAGGCATGTTTATTTTCCCAGACTCAAGAACTGTGCCAAGAG ATGCCAAGTCTGACCTGCAAAATTCTAAGGTATCAACAGAAATAATGCAAGTAATCCCAGCACTCAACTATGCAGAAATGGAGATGGAAAAATGTCCTCCAAACCAGCAGGGGCGCTCTCAGATGTCTTTAGAGAAGCATTTGCAAGACTATGGGAATCTTTTTCACCCAGGGCTATTGGACATTCCCACCAGGGAAGCCAGTATGTTTCCAGATCAATATGATGTGCCTGGTGGTTTTACCCTAATATCGCCTAAATGGTCACAAGAGGCTGGTACTCAATTAAAATCCTATTTTGATGAGCCTTGTGGCTTTACGATTCCAGTAGGGAGGGCATTGGAGTTACTCACTGCCGGTCGACAACAGCGTGGAGATGAACACGATGATGATGTCTATTACTATATATCATCACCTGAGGAGGTGCCACAGACTGATGCCCCTATTGAAATGGAGGTGACAAAGCAATCTGAGGCCATTAGTGATGCCTCTGACAGGACAGCTGAAACAGTTGAGAGACAAAAAGATGAACAAATGTATTTGTCCACAGAGCAGTCTCAACCTGCTTTGCCAGAGGGGCGTGGAAAGCTGGGAACAGCTGTAGTTACAGTAGCTGACAGTGTTTTAGAATATCCAACTTCCACAGTCTCACCCAAATTGGGTGATGTCCCTGCAGAGAATTGTGTAAGTATTGAGACTAATGTTGAGAGAAAATCTCAAGGTAGTAATAAAGCAGATGCTGATGGAGTCGTTGTAGATTTATCTACAAAAGAGACTCCCATCCAAACTAGCAATACACCATTAATCAGATCAGTAGAAGAAGGTGCTACTGCTGTTAGTGGGGGGATGGAGGATAATACACATCCTGAGAAAACAATGCCTGATCCTGATAAGAAAGTAAATCGGAGGTCCTTTTCAAGGCGTAGAGGTAGGAAGCGCAGAACTCATTGGAAAAAGATTGCTTTACCAACTTCAAGTTTGCCTGTCGTTTCGCCAGTGAATTCTCCCGATGACCCTACGAAAGAGCAGATTAAGACTGAAACCGTGCATGATGATGACATCAATCAAAGACCCCATTTAACTCGTAGGGGCAAGGAATGCAGGCGAAATCTGAGTGAAGCCAGACAAGCACAAGACCCTTTATTAAGTGTGACAGCTAAAACTATAGATGATCAAAGTATAGAAAATGAGACAAGTCCTTCAAAAAGAAATTGGCGGTCTCTTCCAAGGCGTAAAAGATTGTGGAATACAGATGCCAGTCTGAAACGTTCTTTGAGATCAGATGCTGTAAAGAACTATGAGGAAACTACAGTGAATGTACAgcacaatgaaacaaaacaaagtttgtCTAGCTCACACAAGAGGAAGATGGAGGGATTTAATTTAAAGGAACGATATGGTTTAAAGACCATAATCACAAACTGTGGTAGAGTCTTTGTTCCGCATGGTTCAGATGTTGACGTAGAGTCTGCAAAAAAGGAGAAAATGCATGTTGAGATGAGCATTGACACAAATACAGAAATGGTTTCTCCTGTGGAGAAAGAAGTAGTGGAAAGTAAGGGAGAATCTCCCTCGATGGGTAAAGAAGAATTGCCCTCAAAAGATCCACTGGTCAATGACAATGAAGACTCAGACAGCCCTTCCGAAGACATGCCAAGTGCTCTCCTGTCAGCACTAAGGATATTGAGAAAGCTTAACAAAACCCATCCATCAGAAAGTGACAAAAGTCAGGATTTATGTCCAGAAAAGTCCATGAATGCGACATCAATCATGGCTGTAGGAGTCCAACAAAATAACAAAGATCATCCTGCTGCTGTTCAAGCAGATGCAACTTCCAGTATTCCCAGAGTTTCGGACCAGTTCACGCATTCAGACCAAAAAGTATCATCTCCTGataaaatcaaaaagaaagcaaaacatgGTGTGTACAGTGCAATATCTATAAGCAAATTAAAGACAGTTCTCAGAAGAGGAAAGAGGATGAAATCTCCTTCCCCTGGTGGAAGTGCAAAATCTGAACCAGATAACACAGAGCCAGAGTCAAAAAAAGGAAAGTTGGGTGCCATCATGAATCTGAAGTGTGATACTGCCAAAAATGAGTTGAAAGACAAAGGATTACAATCCATGAATGATGACGCACAGCATACGCCAATGAAAAGTGTTGAGTCAACAAAACAACATGTGTCTTGGAGAGGTCTTATTCACAAGGCACCAAAAGAAAACG GGTCCCTCAATTTTGACACATCAGCACCTTTTGAAATAGCTAAGCACACTGACCAGCAGCTCATATCTTCGCTTATTGGGGATAGGGTGGGAAGGAGAAGAATTAGCACTGATGGCAAAGCCAATACAGAGAGACTGAGCACGGGTGCGTCTCTGCCCCCAGATGCTTTGAGTTTACTGGCTGACTTGGCCCTTGGTGCAAGtaatgataaaatgttaacaaacataGAAGCCAAGGCAGGCCAGGAGGCCCTTTATGGAGTGAATGCTAGCGGCTCCCCGGAGTCAGTCCTTCATGCACTTCTTCGTTATCCATCAACCAGATTTAAATTACCCCCTCGGTCTCCTTTCCCAGAAGGTCTTTTAGTGACTGGGGAACTGATTTTGGAAATATCAAAAGAGCATTCTTACTCACAGACCACCTCTCCGCTGTCAGGTTTGTCAGGTCCATCTCCCAAGGTTTCTTTTCCATCTGGAAGTGTAGAATCACCTCTGTCATTGAAAACTGGGCTTCATCTGAACCTACCCAAAGACGCTGTGGCCTCATGTCATCAAGAGGACGGGGGCAAAGCCGAATGGAAGCATTTGATTTCTCCAAATAAGCCATTGCCGGAGATCCTAAAGACGAAACCGCGGAGATCCAGAATTTTACGCAACAGAAGCATAATCGAAAAGGAGGGAATGATTCAAGTGACGAGGATTTGGAAAGAGCCGTATGATTTTAAATTTGACAGCAAGTTCACCAATGAAAGTAAAGACAAAACTGTCACACGAGCACTTCATGG GAAATGGAGCTTCAACATTGAAGACACCTATGAGGATGTCCATCTCATTTTTCACATGTGGATTGGTCTTTTCTATAGTAAAACCTCCTCCAGGTTATTTCACCTTGAAAATAGTGCCGCACTTTCAAAGGAGAAGGAGGTTGAAATTGTTCATTTGGACATAAATGCTATTCAGAATGCCGTGTCATTGCTCAATGTTGATTTGAGCCAGAAAGCGGACTCGTCCAAGCCTGTGCATGTTCCATCAGAGATTTTGGATCTCTCTGTGAAAAATGATGAGCCTGTGAATCTTCGTTCAGTCTCAAATCAGTGCAAAAGCATAGACACTGCATCACAACCTGGTGAAATGTCATCTCCGAAGCATGAAATGGCACCAAGGCGTTCACCTTCTGGGACAAGTCTTTCTTCCAGTCCGAAAGTTACAGCATTGATG AATTATAGATCTGCTGTGGATGTACCAGTGGAAAGTTCAGTGCCTGACAGTGACAATGGCACTGATGATGAAAATGACATCACCACTGACTGCTCATATTCACAGCACTTGGAAAAAAACACTGCGTACAACTATTTGTGTGAGCAAGCATCAAATATGAGAATAGGTGTTCGGATACTTCAACCAAAGGTCAAAAATGTTGCAAATAATAAAGCATCCACCAGCGTGACCACTTCTGGTCCCCCCAAAATTGGTGTTTTCCATCAAATACTAAGTCCCATAAAACCATCAGCATTCTCAAAACCACACCGTCTGATTTTGGGTAGGAAAAGTTTTGATCTGGGTTTAAAGAATGAGACTGGGCATGTGCCGCATGTAATATTCCAAAAGGCGAATATGCCTGACAGTAAAGAGGTTTTTGacgcaaagaaagaaataaagaaagatgaGTGCCCAGAAGCTGTGGTTGATGAAAATGTTGACAAGACTTTAGAACTTAAAACTGGAGCATCTGTTTTGGTGGAGGAAGAGAGTGTATCTTTAGCTGAAGAGAGTAAAGTTCTCTCAAATGAAGATAGCCGGCGTGGATGTCTGACAATTATGGAAAATGGAAGTGTTGAAGAAAACATAACTACCGAAATGCCTAGCCAAGATCAGTCTAGTATTGTAGAGCATAAAGAGACTGCTCATGCAAAGGAAAATCTTAAACCTTTACTAGATCTGAAAGATCATGCAAACATGGTTGATGAGCTGAGAGATACTGCATCACATGAGACTGTTGAGGAGCATAATGAGATGTCAAATGCAATGGATGAACGGAAACCTTTACTAGATGACACAAATCTAGTTGACCATGTTGATGAGCTAAGTGATACTTCATCAGATGAGAGGAGAGTTGAAGACCATAACGAGACTTCTAATGCAGATGAAGAACTTAACTCTGTGCATGATCTGAAAGATCATGCAAATATGGCTGATGAGCTGAAAGATGCTTTGTCAGAAGAGACTAACATTGAAGAGTGTAATGAGGTTTCTAATGCAAAAGATCAGTCAAATGAGACTGAAGGTAATGACACTAAAGAGCTGGTGGAAGagaaagaaggtcatacaggtgAGGAAATGATGCAAGAAATAAAGATTAAGTCAAAGGAAGAGGCAAACCTGGGTGCCAGTGATACTGAACATGAGACATCCACAACAATGGAGGCACATCTAGGTGAGCTTGCTTTGGGTCTGCAGGATGATCTAAACTGTATTAATATGGAATTCAGTGACGAGGATTCTGAAACCCAGGTACCGATGGAAGTTTATGTTCAGAACAGCTCCACTGACAAATCATCTGCCTTCATCGATGATGACCATGAAATGAAGATGCAAAAGAGTGAAAAACAATCTCAGACACTAGAGGAGGCAAAGCTTGAAGATGCCCTTGAAGAATTTAGCAAAGATTCATGCCAGGTTGAAGATCAGCTCATGTCTGTTCAAGAGAAACACACCCCAGCTGCTAATAATGATACTCCTGAAGTAATGCATGATGAAAGTGAAACCAAGAGCATTGAGCAGAGTATAGTGGTCCAACAAGAAGCTCTTGACGTTTGTCAGGATGAGTCAAAACCAACAAGTACTGCTGAACCCACCAAAATAGATATGAGTCATTCAGAAAAAGATGACGAAAGAGATTTAGGCCAACAAGATGCATCTGAGGTCACTGGTGAGGTTGACACACTCGTTGTTGAGAATGAAACACAAAGTCAAGGTTCTTGTGAAGATCAGATCATAGAAACATACCAAGAATGCCTGTCCCCCAAAATTTGTGCATTACCCCCCAATACCACAACTGACTCTCGTAATGAAACAGTTGCTCGTCAAGCTTTGACAATCAACAAACTGTCAGAAGCGGAGGTAAACAGTATGTGCTCTACTCCCACTCAAGATGAAATCCCATGTTATCCAGAAGTAAACAAAGGATTCAGGGAAGAGGATATGAATAGGGACCTGTACTATCCAGACAACACTGATCACTCTGATATGTTGCCACCTAAAAGTCCTGTAAGCCCTCACCCCCATGTTTCTACCATAACACCAGTATCTGACTTTACAGGACATTATGAAGAAATCCACAATGACAACCTAAGGTGGAAGAGAAGTAAATACCCTGGCACAATGGATTTTAAAGATAAATATGCATTAACTACTGAGTATTTACCCAGTGAGGACCCTTTTAAGTTAAGGCACAAACTCTATCCCACCTCTCAACAAAAAGATGATGAGACCGGTGACTTCATAGAGGGTGCATCTCAAAATAATTCTGAACTCTATTACAGAGATGATTTGCATGGATATTACCACAGATCTGATGAAGATATACCGTGGCAGGAATACCAAACAGAGGAATCCATTGATCACCAGTCGTACCCATGCGAGAATGACTCTGGTGGAGACAATGATCCACCCAGTTGTTCTAAGTATATCCCATCTGAACGTGAGTATTCCTACAAGCACAAAAAGCGTGCAAAAAAAGTGGCCGATGACTATTGTTGGGAAGAAGACAATTATAAATCGGACCCTCTATCTTTCAAATGGCCAATAAAGGTTACTTGTACTGCAGACTATGAGACGAAAATAGACAGAAGTTCAAAAAAGAAGTCTAGAAAAAGCAAATTCCCAGGTGCCCTCCATCAAAATACTGAGTGGAATGACAAAGACTATTCCAACAGCATCCAAGAAAGGTCATCCTTTGAAACGTATCAAACAAAGCCAACTAGGTCGGTCACAGTTAGTTCCCTTCCACATGTTGAGCCAAGCAAGCAGCAGTTTGACTGGCGCAGGTATTTTAGAAGGGAGGCGACTTGGAGTCAGCTATTAGATGCGAGTGAGAGGGATAACAAATTTGACATTCCACTCTCATCCATTGTCACCATTTTGGACAGGAAAGGAAACCGTGTTATATTCAGTAACTCTCCCACCATGAAACCATCTTTTGGTGGAAGTAATTTGACTGAAGAACTTGAAGATTCTTTTAATGACTGGCAAGAACAACAAAGTAAGGCTAACGTGACCCGGTCTGCACTTGATCTCGAGTACCTCATCTTCTCTGAAAATATTGATCGGGTTCTCAAAGAAACTAAGAGCTCTGCCAGTACCACATCAAGCTGTAGGTCAAATCCTGACCTGGCTACATGTCCCATGACTGTTCGGTTTTCAAATCTCAGTGAAGTAGAGAATTCTGCTGAACTTTGTGAAGCACAGCCATCACTAACCAATTTTAAGATTAAAGTGGACATGTCCGACAGGAAAGAGACGAGGGAAAAAGTGAGAAATCTTAAACATCTCCAAAGACCTTTCTGTGAAAAAGGCAATGATGTTAAGTTCTCTGGGATATCAGAAATAACAGAGCAATGCACTGTTGCGTACAAGTCCATGATAAATGATGTCTGCAGCGGGAAGACTCCCCCTCGTGCTGCTGAGACAAAAAAGAGGAAGTTTGATCAAGAGAGTGTTAGCCATTATCCTAGATTCTGTGGGCGCATCAAGAAAGACGTTTTTGACAATCCTCATGACAATCTGAAGTCTACTGTGAGGCAAGCATCTAAGATTAAGTACAGGTTCTATATCCTTGTCACATCAACAGATACCTTCTTTGAAGAAACCAAG AACCTTTTGGAGATTGAGGGCCACATACCAGTTGAGCCAGATGAGTTTGACCTCAATGGTGACGATCAGTCCCCTCTGCTCATTATACTGAGGAATGAGGACATTGCAGAGCACATATGTGA GGTACCTTATTTGCTGGAATTGAAGAAGTTGCCCAGTGTCCTGTTTGCTGGCATTGACCGACCCGATGACGTGGTGAACCTCACTCACCAAGAGCTTTTTGCTAAGGGAGGCTTTATAGTATGTGATGAATTGGCTCTCGACACACTTACTCTAG ACGACATGAAAAAAGTTGTTGGAATCCTGGAGGAGTTAGACAAGCAAGGGAAATGGAAATGGTTTCTGCACTACAGAGACAGTCGCAGACTTCGGGAAAATGCAAG ATCCAGTCCTGAGGGAAGTAGGAAGCAGCAGTTTATTGATAGCTGTCAGAAAGCTGGCACAGTCGAGGTCTTGCCATATCATGACTGTGATGTCATGTCACGGGACCGACCTGACTACCTTTTCTGTTTGACTCGACTCCAGATCCAAAACGCCTCTGTTCGGTTTCCTGTGTTTATTACAG ATATGCCAACTGAATCTTTTGGAACAAATGGAATTTTAACAATGAACATTAACACATTCTCACGGATTCTTTCAAATGATACTTGTTCtgtctcataa